One Fundulus heteroclitus isolate FHET01 chromosome 11, MU-UCD_Fhet_4.1, whole genome shotgun sequence DNA segment encodes these proteins:
- the rhogb gene encoding ras homolog family member Gb — MQTVKCVVVGDGAVGKTCLLISYTTGAFPKEYIPTVFDNYSSQVTVDGRVISLNLWDTAGQEEYDRLRTLSYPQTNVFVICFSISSPASYENVKHKWHPEVSHHCPSVPILLVGTKSDLRNDVEIQRKLKEQNQTPITNQQGAALAKQIQAVRYMECSALNQDGIKEVFAEAVRSYLNPQPTVSKKPCVLL; from the exons ATGCAGACGGTGAAGTGCGTGGTGGTGGGCGACGGCGCCGTGGGCAAGACCTGCCTCCTCATCTCCTACACCACCGGAGCCTTCCCCAAGGAGTACATCCCCACCGTGTTCGACAACTACAGCAGCCAG GTGACGGTGGACGGACGGGTCATCAGTCTGAACCTGTGGGACACGGCGGGTCAGGAGGAGTACGACCGGCTCAGGACGCTGTCCTACCCACAGACCAACGTCTTCGTCATCTGCTTCTCCATCTCCAGCCCCGCCTCCTACGAGAACGTCAAACACAAGTGGCacccagag GTGTCCCACCACTGCCCCAGCGTTCCCATCCTCCTGGTCGGCACCAAGAGCGACCTCCGGAACGACGTTGAGATCCAGAGGAAGCTGAAGGAGCAGAACCAGACGCCCATCACCAACCAGCAGGGCGCGGCCCTGGCCAAGCAGATCCAGGCGGTGCGCTACATGGAGTGCTCGGCCCTGAACCAGGACGGCATCAAGGAGGTGTTCGCCGAGGCCGTCAGGTCCTACCTGAACCCGCAGCCCACCGTCAGCAAGAAGCCCTGCGTCCTGCTGTGA